In one window of Armatimonadota bacterium DNA:
- a CDS encoding DUF1232 domain-containing protein: protein MSEEKSATTEETTPAIPEPRARAKRQLRELLLMLPNLAKLLGRLAVHPDVPAQEKALLAATIAYLAMPIDIIPDFVPGLGQVDDIFLVAVVLQRLINSAGEDLVLQNWDGDPKLLSIIQQILEVSTYFLPKPMREKLVGHVSANR from the coding sequence ATGTCCGAGGAGAAATCGGCGACGACAGAAGAGACCACACCCGCGATCCCGGAACCACGCGCGCGGGCCAAGCGCCAGCTTCGCGAGTTGCTCCTCATGCTGCCCAACCTCGCCAAGCTCCTCGGCCGGCTTGCGGTGCACCCCGATGTGCCGGCGCAGGAGAAGGCGCTCCTCGCCGCGACTATCGCCTACCTCGCGATGCCGATAGACATCATCCCCGATTTCGTGCCCGGTCTCGGCCAGGTGGACGACATCTTTCTCGTCGCCGTCGTGCTCCAGCGGCTCATCAACTCGGCGGGCGAGGACTTGGTGCTGCAGAACTGGGACGGCGATCCGAAGCTCCTGTCCATCATTCAGCAAATCCTCGAGGTCTCGACTTACTTCCTGCCCAAACCCATGCGCGAGAAGCTCGTCGGACATGTGAGCGCGAATCGGTAA
- a CDS encoding amidohydrolase family protein — translation MIIDCHVHPQGAGLDPRLVRQAERLGVDRLVVSSLGSWAYEPSHEECEQGNRDVRRLMEEYPGLVLGLAYVSPCYPQAVEEFERCVAEWGFVGLKLWVACRATDERVRPVLEKARELRVPVLHHAWHKITGNLPHESYPEDVARAAADFPDVQFIMAHIGGNWVRGIRAVRDQPNVSVDTSGSVVEDGMIEAAVKELGARRVLFGSDAHGGDLAVNLAKVTDARIPVRARRLVLGGNFARLARLAGRGS, via the coding sequence GTGATCATAGACTGCCACGTTCACCCGCAGGGGGCAGGGCTCGACCCGCGCCTCGTGCGGCAGGCGGAGCGCCTGGGGGTGGATCGCCTGGTCGTCAGCTCGCTGGGCTCGTGGGCGTACGAGCCGTCCCACGAGGAGTGCGAGCAGGGGAACCGGGACGTGCGGCGGCTCATGGAGGAATACCCGGGGCTGGTCCTGGGGCTCGCGTACGTCAGCCCGTGCTATCCCCAGGCGGTGGAGGAGTTCGAGCGGTGTGTGGCGGAGTGGGGGTTCGTAGGGCTGAAGCTGTGGGTTGCCTGCCGCGCCACCGACGAACGCGTGCGGCCGGTGCTGGAGAAGGCGCGGGAGCTGCGCGTGCCGGTGCTGCATCATGCCTGGCACAAGATAACGGGCAACCTGCCGCATGAGTCCTACCCCGAAGATGTGGCCCGCGCGGCGGCCGATTTCCCTGACGTTCAATTCATCATGGCGCACATCGGCGGCAATTGGGTGCGCGGCATTCGCGCCGTGCGCGATCAGCCCAATGTCAGCGTGGACACCTCGGGCAGCGTGGTGGAGGACGGGATGATCGAGGCCGCGGTGAAGGAGCTCGGCGCTCGGCGCGTGCTGTTCGGCTCAGACGCGCACGGCGGCGACTTGGCCGTGAACCTGGCGAAGGTGACCGATGCGCGCATACCGGTGCGTGCGCGGCGCCTCGTGCTGGGCGGGAACTTCGCGCGCCTGGCGCGGCTTGCGGGACGGGGGAGCTGA
- a CDS encoding SpoIID/LytB domain-containing protein, translating to MMPNVERKLPAPAGRHLPPLARLAAPGAAALAIALCLGALLAPARAAGESVLRVGLLGAASANQCRVTVAPSGPQAGEIELEFRAGDGGLLLALRGNDVARVAPAGDGVVVRDGRGRDKRALMLVARARGGFVAVTKDSTQPLPYRGELEFTASGGRLRIVNTVELEGYLRSVVPAEMPRLFHEEALRAQAIVARTYALRAGARHAADGFDVCDSSHCQEYRGALAEAPETDAAVISTRGRVLIFDRALADISYHSSCGGHTAAAGDVWNGGRRLPYLAGVRDSIGGSPACAHAPQFWWSADISRDQLGRIAGGNGAAAAVGGLAVTRRSPEGRVLEVQIGSGGGGHTMSGYEFYRRCAGVLGWGKMRSAWFDVKPGSGGWRVIGRGAGHGVGMCQWGAQGRAESGASARGILQAYFPGTELHPLDTLAAR from the coding sequence ATGATGCCTAACGTCGAACGGAAACTTCCAGCACCAGCGGGGAGGCACCTGCCTCCGCTGGCGCGGCTCGCCGCACCCGGCGCGGCCGCGCTGGCCATCGCCCTATGCCTCGGAGCGCTTCTCGCTCCGGCCCGTGCGGCCGGTGAATCGGTGCTCCGCGTCGGGCTGCTGGGCGCCGCATCTGCCAACCAGTGCCGGGTGACAGTCGCGCCGAGTGGCCCGCAGGCGGGGGAAATCGAGCTGGAGTTCCGTGCCGGCGACGGCGGCCTGCTGCTGGCGCTGCGCGGGAACGACGTGGCGCGCGTCGCTCCGGCGGGCGACGGCGTCGTGGTACGTGACGGGCGGGGGCGCGACAAGCGCGCGCTCATGCTCGTCGCGCGCGCGCGCGGCGGTTTTGTCGCCGTGACCAAGGATTCGACCCAGCCGCTGCCCTACCGCGGCGAGTTGGAGTTCACGGCGTCCGGCGGCCGGCTGCGCATCGTCAACACGGTCGAGTTGGAGGGCTACCTGCGCAGCGTCGTGCCGGCGGAGATGCCGCGGCTGTTCCACGAAGAGGCGCTCCGGGCACAGGCGATCGTTGCGCGGACGTACGCGCTGCGCGCCGGCGCGAGGCACGCCGCCGACGGCTTCGACGTGTGCGACAGCTCTCACTGCCAGGAGTACCGCGGCGCCCTGGCGGAGGCGCCGGAGACCGACGCCGCGGTGATCAGCACGCGCGGCCGGGTGCTGATATTCGATCGAGCCCTCGCCGACATCAGCTACCACTCCAGCTGCGGTGGGCACACTGCGGCTGCGGGCGATGTGTGGAACGGCGGCCGCCGGCTGCCCTACCTCGCCGGGGTCCGCGACAGCATCGGCGGCAGCCCCGCGTGCGCGCATGCCCCGCAGTTCTGGTGGAGCGCCGACATATCGCGCGATCAACTCGGCCGCATCGCGGGCGGCAATGGCGCGGCCGCCGCAGTCGGTGGCCTCGCCGTCACGCGGAGGTCGCCCGAGGGGCGCGTGTTGGAGGTGCAGATCGGCTCGGGCGGCGGCGGGCACACGATGAGCGGGTACGAGTTCTACCGTCGCTGCGCGGGTGTGCTCGGATGGGGCAAGATGAGAAGCGCCTGGTTCGACGTGAAACCCGGCAGCGGCGGGTGGCGCGTGATCGGGCGAGGCGCGGGTCACGGCGTGGGCATGTGCCAGTGGGGGGCGCAGGGCCGCGCGGAATCGGGCGCCTCGGCGCGCGGGATCCTGCAGGCGTACTTCCCGGGAACGGAACTGCACCCGCTGGACACGCTCGCTGCAAGGTAA
- a CDS encoding TIM barrel protein, with protein MARFRLAINAGFAINRFPEPEVWLRIVGQELGVRCVQFVADLLNPFLPPVVVEEQLALLSEHADRNGVTIETAFTSAFTRVNHVLHPDPSVREAWVQWFEHFLGIARRLGARGVGSHFGILSVRDFEDDARRRERVEQGIAAWQRLSRRAADLGLEFLMFEPMSVPREMASTIPETRDLLERVNDGAAVPMLLCLDVDHGDVSHPNATDPYVWLREFAVHAPVVHIKQSKADKSGHWPFTTEHNKEGIITGPKVLEALEHGGATDVSLALELSHRERYPHEYRVLDDFRESVAYWRQYVSE; from the coding sequence ATGGCCCGCTTCCGCCTGGCAATCAACGCCGGTTTCGCGATCAATCGCTTCCCCGAGCCGGAGGTATGGTTGCGCATCGTCGGGCAGGAACTCGGCGTGCGCTGCGTGCAGTTCGTCGCGGATCTGCTCAATCCGTTTCTGCCGCCGGTCGTGGTTGAAGAACAGCTCGCTCTCCTCAGCGAGCACGCCGATCGCAACGGCGTCACCATCGAAACCGCGTTCACCAGCGCGTTCACCCGCGTGAATCATGTCCTGCATCCGGATCCCTCGGTGCGTGAGGCATGGGTGCAGTGGTTCGAGCACTTCCTTGGGATCGCGCGGCGCCTCGGCGCGCGCGGCGTCGGAAGCCACTTCGGGATTCTCTCTGTGCGCGATTTCGAGGATGACGCCCGTCGCCGCGAGCGCGTCGAGCAAGGCATCGCCGCCTGGCAGCGCCTCAGCCGGCGCGCCGCTGACCTCGGGCTCGAGTTCCTCATGTTCGAGCCGATGAGCGTGCCGCGCGAGATGGCATCCACCATACCCGAGACCCGCGACCTGCTCGAGCGCGTCAACGACGGCGCGGCGGTGCCCATGCTGCTGTGCCTCGACGTGGATCACGGCGATGTCTCGCACCCCAATGCGACCGACCCCTACGTCTGGCTGCGCGAGTTCGCGGTGCACGCCCCGGTGGTGCACATCAAGCAGAGCAAGGCCGACAAGTCCGGGCACTGGCCTTTCACCACGGAGCATAACAAGGAAGGCATCATCACCGGCCCGAAGGTGCTGGAGGCGCTCGAGCACGGCGGCGCGACGGATGTCTCGCTCGCGCTGGAACTCTCGCACCGCGAGCGCTACCCGCACGAGTACCGGGTGCTCGATGATTTCCGCGAGTCCGTGGCATACTGGCGGCAGTACGTGAGCGAATGA
- a CDS encoding type II/IV secretion system protein: protein MEEVEEIYSEHELYGDGEALGLLPRQFCERLGVFPVREEQGHLVVAMPDTENLWVIDEVTRVTGLKVKPAKAAADVIKRGILRYYSDEMEEMEAVLPTAPEAAEVPDGFADLVEQAPAVSAVNRLLEAATAERASDIHVEPHPRKLMVRFRVDSVMYDNMTLPIDYHASIVSRLKILARLNIAEKRLPQDGRFEGRFNGQAYDVRVSTVPSVFGETVVLRLLPKYSGMRRLKDLGLGPDHLETMEDILRRPYGMVLATGPTGSGKTTTLYAGLMKMDRISKNVITIEEPVEYQLPRVTQIQVHPKIGLTFAAGLRHILRQDPDVIMVGEIRDLETVQMAIQSALTGHLLFSTLHANDAAGAPIRLIDMGAEPFLVASSLCAIIAQRLVRRVCKACKQEHRPSPAILGRLGITDPNPVFYRGRGCNECRGTGYHGMVAVFEIVVVEDSVRSAVVRKASATEIRHLARELGCRSLRDDGIQKAREGITTVEEILRAVYVEA, encoded by the coding sequence ATGGAAGAAGTCGAGGAGATCTACTCCGAACACGAGTTGTACGGCGACGGTGAGGCCTTAGGGCTCCTGCCCAGGCAGTTCTGCGAGCGGCTGGGAGTGTTCCCGGTGCGCGAGGAGCAAGGCCACCTCGTGGTGGCGATGCCGGACACGGAGAACCTGTGGGTGATAGACGAGGTGACGCGCGTCACGGGGCTGAAGGTCAAGCCCGCGAAGGCCGCGGCGGACGTCATCAAGCGCGGCATTCTGCGCTACTACAGCGACGAGATGGAGGAGATGGAGGCGGTGCTGCCGACGGCCCCGGAGGCAGCCGAGGTGCCCGACGGTTTTGCCGATCTCGTCGAGCAAGCGCCCGCGGTCAGCGCGGTTAACCGGCTCCTCGAAGCGGCGACCGCCGAGCGGGCGAGCGACATCCACGTCGAGCCCCATCCGCGCAAACTGATGGTGCGCTTCCGTGTCGACAGCGTCATGTACGATAACATGACGCTGCCGATTGACTACCACGCCTCGATCGTGTCGCGCCTCAAGATCCTCGCCCGGCTCAACATCGCGGAGAAGCGCCTGCCCCAGGACGGACGCTTCGAGGGGCGCTTCAACGGTCAGGCGTACGACGTGCGGGTCTCCACGGTGCCGTCGGTGTTCGGCGAGACCGTGGTGTTGCGGCTGCTGCCGAAGTACTCCGGGATGCGCCGGCTCAAGGATCTCGGCCTGGGCCCGGATCACCTGGAGACGATGGAGGACATCCTGCGGCGGCCGTACGGGATGGTGCTGGCGACCGGGCCCACCGGGAGCGGCAAGACGACGACGCTGTATGCGGGCCTGATGAAGATGGACCGCATCAGCAAGAACGTCATCACCATCGAGGAGCCGGTCGAGTACCAACTGCCGCGCGTGACGCAGATCCAGGTGCACCCGAAGATCGGGCTGACGTTCGCCGCCGGCCTGCGCCACATCCTGCGCCAGGACCCGGATGTCATCATGGTCGGCGAGATTCGCGACCTGGAGACGGTGCAGATGGCGATCCAGTCGGCGCTCACCGGGCACCTGCTGTTCAGCACCCTGCACGCGAACGATGCCGCGGGCGCGCCGATCCGATTGATTGACATGGGCGCCGAGCCGTTCCTCGTGGCGTCCTCGTTGTGCGCGATCATCGCGCAGCGCCTGGTGCGCCGCGTCTGCAAAGCGTGCAAGCAGGAGCACCGGCCGTCGCCCGCCATCCTCGGGCGCCTCGGGATCACCGATCCCAACCCGGTGTTCTACCGCGGGCGCGGCTGCAACGAGTGCCGGGGCACGGGGTATCACGGCATGGTCGCGGTGTTCGAGATCGTCGTCGTCGAGGACAGCGTCCGCTCCGCCGTCGTGCGCAAGGCGTCAGCGACCGAGATCCGGCATCTCGCGCGCGAACTTGGCTGCCGCAGCCTGCGCGACGATGGCATACAGAAGGCCCGCGAGGGCATTACCACGGTAGAGGAGATCCTGCGCGCGGTGTACGTCGAAGCGTAG
- a CDS encoding galactitol-1-phosphate 5-dehydrogenase — protein sequence MMLAAVLHAIGDLRVEHVPDPEPGPGEVRLRVHACGICASDVPRIFETGAYTLPLIPGHELAGEVDCLGPEAHGLEPGMRCAVYPLIPCGGCDSCRAGLTNLCDAYDYLGSRANGGFAEYVLAPAANCVPLPDGVSFAAGALTEPCAVALHAVRRAQLAVGDSAAVFGAGAIGVVIGLLCRMAGARVLMVDVDERKLAAAAEFGLGDGLDARGEAAQRLREETDGAGVTVAFEAAGAPAAFRDAAASVAKRGTLALVGNMAGDVTIPQDEYSSLLRREVRVLGNWNSIARGLAQGDWAVVLELMNTGDVPAEKLVTHRFPLARVGEALALMRSGEFHHRVVLETG from the coding sequence ATGATGCTGGCAGCGGTTCTGCATGCGATAGGCGATCTGCGCGTCGAGCATGTGCCCGACCCGGAGCCGGGCCCTGGCGAGGTGCGCCTGCGCGTGCATGCCTGCGGCATTTGCGCCTCCGACGTCCCGCGCATATTCGAGACCGGCGCGTACACGCTTCCGCTCATCCCCGGCCACGAACTGGCGGGCGAGGTGGATTGCCTCGGCCCCGAGGCTCACGGCCTGGAACCCGGCATGCGCTGCGCGGTCTATCCGCTGATCCCGTGCGGGGGATGCGATAGCTGCCGCGCGGGGTTGACCAACCTGTGCGATGCCTACGACTACCTCGGTTCGCGCGCGAACGGCGGGTTCGCGGAGTATGTGCTCGCGCCGGCAGCGAACTGCGTTCCGTTGCCGGACGGCGTCAGCTTCGCGGCGGGTGCGTTGACCGAGCCGTGCGCGGTGGCGCTGCACGCGGTGCGCCGCGCGCAACTCGCGGTGGGCGATTCGGCGGCGGTGTTCGGCGCGGGAGCGATCGGGGTCGTCATCGGCCTGCTGTGCCGGATGGCGGGCGCGCGAGTTCTCATGGTTGACGTGGACGAGCGGAAGCTCGCAGCCGCCGCCGAGTTCGGTTTGGGCGACGGGCTCGATGCGCGCGGCGAAGCGGCGCAGCGGCTGCGGGAGGAAACGGACGGCGCGGGCGTCACGGTCGCGTTCGAGGCGGCAGGCGCCCCGGCGGCGTTTCGCGATGCGGCGGCGTCCGTCGCCAAGCGCGGGACGCTGGCGCTGGTGGGCAACATGGCGGGTGACGTGACGATCCCCCAGGACGAGTATTCGAGTCTCCTGCGCCGCGAAGTGCGCGTCTTGGGCAACTGGAACTCCATTGCGCGCGGCCTGGCACAAGGCGATTGGGCAGTCGTGCTGGAATTGATGAATACTGGAGATGTGCCGGCGGAGAAGCTCGTCACCCATCGCTTCCCGCTCGCACGGGTCGGCGAAGCGCTGGCGCTGATGCGATCCGGGGAGTTCCACCACCGCGTGGTGCTGGAGACGGGATGA
- a CDS encoding alcohol dehydrogenase catalytic domain-containing protein — MRAAVLEDLDRMVVTEVPDPEIGPGEILVRVRACAVCGSDVRIYHYGNPRVGPPQILGHEIAGDVVAVGAGVEKFKVGDRVATAADVPCGVCEFCRSGMGNNCAINYALGYQFQGGFAELLPLNQITVNYGPVHHIPEGMSYETATLAEPLACCLNGLERSFLQPGDSILIIGAGPAGILLCEAAKAFGATLVILAQRSRGRLELAQNFRADAFVATAEQDLVEAVMGLTDGHGVDIAITACASPEAQEQALAAVRPRGRVNYFGGLPRGSRNISLDSNIIHYKECYVHGSHGSVPRQHRVALDLIANQQVRVEGLITHRFALDRIADAFAAQEHRDGLKAVVEP, encoded by the coding sequence ATGCGAGCGGCGGTACTCGAGGACTTGGACAGAATGGTTGTCACGGAGGTTCCGGACCCGGAGATCGGCCCGGGCGAGATCCTCGTCCGCGTTCGCGCGTGCGCCGTCTGCGGCTCGGATGTCCGCATCTATCATTACGGCAACCCGCGTGTCGGGCCGCCGCAGATCCTCGGTCACGAGATCGCGGGCGACGTGGTCGCGGTCGGCGCAGGCGTCGAGAAGTTCAAGGTCGGCGACCGCGTCGCGACCGCCGCCGACGTGCCGTGCGGCGTGTGCGAGTTCTGCCGCAGCGGCATGGGCAACAACTGCGCCATTAACTACGCCCTCGGCTACCAGTTCCAGGGCGGCTTCGCGGAGCTGCTCCCGCTCAACCAGATAACCGTCAACTACGGCCCGGTGCACCACATCCCTGAGGGCATGAGCTACGAGACGGCGACGCTCGCCGAGCCGCTGGCGTGCTGCCTCAACGGCCTCGAGCGCAGCTTCCTTCAACCCGGTGACAGCATCCTCATTATCGGCGCGGGCCCGGCGGGCATCCTGCTCTGCGAGGCCGCCAAGGCTTTCGGGGCGACGCTGGTGATTCTCGCTCAGCGCTCGCGCGGGCGGCTCGAACTGGCGCAGAACTTCCGCGCCGACGCCTTTGTCGCCACCGCGGAACAGGATCTGGTCGAGGCGGTCATGGGCCTCACCGACGGGCACGGCGTGGATATCGCCATCACCGCCTGTGCCTCGCCGGAGGCTCAAGAGCAGGCGCTGGCGGCGGTACGCCCGCGCGGGCGGGTGAATTACTTCGGAGGATTGCCCCGCGGAAGCCGGAACATCAGCCTGGACAGCAACATCATACATTACAAGGAGTGCTACGTTCACGGCTCTCACGGCAGCGTTCCCAGGCAGCATCGCGTGGCGCTCGACCTGATCGCCAACCAGCAGGTGCGCGTGGAAGGCCTGATCACGCACCGCTTTGCGCTCGACCGGATCGCGGACGCCTTCGCCGCGCAGGAGCACAGGGACGGGCTCAAGGC
- a CDS encoding class I SAM-dependent methyltransferase — MTDHYFARKPTSTRRPIDIAAEIRGRSFRFRSDAGVFSATRVDPGTRLLAEVMEIRVSDHVLDLGCGYGVLGIVAAGLAPEGMAVLLDRNARAIELARANIALNGIANAHTVLADSADCLADNLFHVVVTNPPVHAGNRAVFGFIEAAHRTLLAGGWFYLVGRMRRGVATFARRMERTFGDVTEVKKKAGYRVYRSQRREKVA, encoded by the coding sequence ATGACCGACCATTACTTTGCGCGCAAGCCGACGAGCACCCGACGACCGATAGACATCGCAGCCGAGATCCGCGGCCGGAGCTTTCGCTTCCGCAGCGACGCCGGCGTGTTCTCCGCGACGCGGGTGGACCCGGGGACACGCCTGCTCGCCGAGGTGATGGAGATCCGCGTCTCCGACCATGTGCTCGACCTCGGCTGCGGCTACGGGGTGCTCGGCATCGTTGCAGCGGGGTTGGCGCCAGAGGGGATGGCCGTCCTGCTCGACCGCAACGCGCGCGCGATCGAGCTGGCCCGAGCCAACATCGCCCTCAACGGCATCGCCAACGCCCACACAGTGCTCGCCGACAGCGCCGACTGTCTTGCTGATAATCTATTCCATGTCGTGGTGACCAACCCACCGGTTCATGCGGGAAACCGCGCGGTGTTCGGCTTCATCGAGGCCGCGCACCGCACGCTGCTGGCGGGAGGGTGGTTCTACCTCGTTGGGCGGATGCGGCGCGGGGTCGCAACGTTCGCCCGGCGCATGGAGCGAACGTTCGGCGACGTTACCGAGGTCAAGAAGAAGGCGGGCTACCGCGTGTATCGCTCGCAGCGACGGGAGAAGGTCGCGTGA
- a CDS encoding amidohydrolase family protein, producing the protein MLSCNGPTAPQGARASTPALVVDANAYLGEWPFRPQRHRTATALRGALEGVSITRALVSPLAAIFRQECEAANCELLRALKRTGGFFVPIPAVNPAFPGWERDLEAALGASAPGMRLFPNYHAYSLGDIEARAAVTQAAASGLAVFISLRMQDERHHHPRMMAPAVPADEVADLARAVPEARIIACMARYAEAEALLAADNVWLDLSGVQGPVGCVDVLAEHFGAERLLMGTGAPLQYPLPAVAKVHASELPAAERDAILGGNAAFLLRLL; encoded by the coding sequence ATGCTTTCCTGCAACGGCCCTACTGCGCCACAGGGAGCCCGTGCTTCGACGCCAGCCCTCGTCGTTGACGCGAATGCGTATCTCGGGGAGTGGCCGTTTCGGCCGCAGCGCCACCGCACTGCGACGGCCCTGCGGGGCGCTCTGGAAGGGGTCAGCATCACGCGGGCGCTCGTGTCGCCGCTCGCCGCGATCTTCCGCCAGGAGTGCGAAGCAGCGAACTGCGAACTGCTGCGCGCGCTCAAGCGGACCGGCGGGTTCTTCGTTCCCATCCCCGCCGTCAATCCCGCCTTCCCCGGCTGGGAGCGCGACCTGGAGGCGGCGCTGGGAGCCTCCGCGCCGGGCATGCGCCTGTTCCCGAACTACCACGCGTACTCGCTCGGCGATATCGAGGCGCGCGCGGCGGTCACCCAGGCGGCCGCATCCGGGCTCGCCGTCTTCATCTCCCTGCGGATGCAGGACGAGCGCCACCACCATCCGCGGATGATGGCGCCAGCCGTGCCCGCCGATGAGGTCGCCGACTTGGCGCGGGCCGTGCCCGAGGCGCGCATCATCGCGTGCATGGCCCGCTATGCCGAGGCGGAGGCGCTGCTGGCGGCGGACAACGTCTGGCTCGACCTCTCGGGCGTCCAAGGCCCGGTGGGGTGCGTTGATGTGCTCGCCGAGCACTTTGGGGCCGAGCGGCTCCTCATGGGCACGGGCGCGCCGCTGCAATACCCCCTGCCGGCGGTGGCCAAGGTCCACGCCTCGGAGCTGCCCGCTGCGGAGCGCGACGCGATTCTGGGCGGGAACGCCGCGTTTCTGCTGCGCCTGTTGTGA